Proteins from one Catenulispora sp. MAP5-51 genomic window:
- a CDS encoding pyridoxamine 5'-phosphate oxidase family protein, with protein sequence MSELKPLRAKNLSLPKYGLAQLDWEEVEHAVAAAVAGPGRSWYLTTLNPDGSPHTTGFGHSWLDGAVHFTTDPGVRKTRNLVADPRCTVVAPLEGFDVTFDGEARRAGDPAVVRAVAEKYAAAGWPCQAEGDVITAPFSAPSAGPGPWQVYRIDVASAVALKTTGDGGATKWWFR encoded by the coding sequence ATGAGTGAGCTCAAGCCCCTGCGGGCCAAGAACCTGTCCCTGCCCAAGTACGGACTCGCCCAGCTGGACTGGGAAGAGGTTGAGCACGCGGTCGCCGCCGCGGTGGCCGGCCCCGGCCGCTCCTGGTACCTGACCACGCTGAACCCCGACGGCTCCCCGCACACCACCGGCTTCGGCCACAGCTGGCTCGACGGCGCCGTCCACTTCACCACGGACCCGGGCGTCCGCAAGACCCGCAACCTGGTGGCCGACCCCCGCTGCACCGTCGTGGCCCCGCTGGAGGGCTTCGACGTGACCTTCGACGGCGAGGCGCGCCGGGCCGGGGACCCGGCGGTGGTCCGGGCCGTCGCCGAGAAGTACGCGGCCGCCGGATGGCCCTGCCAGGCGGAGGGCGACGTGATCACCGCGCCCTTCAGCGCGCCGAGTGCCGGGCCGGGACCGTGGCAGGTCTACCGGATCGACGTGGCCTCCGCGGTGGCGCTGAAGACCACCGGGGACGGCGGCGCGACCAAGTGGTGGTTCCGGTAG
- a CDS encoding HAD family hydrolase, whose translation MPIRAIVLDIGGVLELTPDTGVVKRWEAEFGPGWVERVDEVFLAGELGHITLDEVHEQAAAALGVPVARFEAYMEDTWVEYLGTYNAEMAEYWRARRAEGYATAIISNSFVGAREREEEAYRFSELTDLIVYSHEVGLKKPDAAIYELCLDRLGLPAREIVFVDDYEPNCVAARDLGMAAVLFEDTAQAIRDLDAVLARA comes from the coding sequence ATGCCGATCCGCGCGATCGTCCTGGACATCGGCGGGGTCCTGGAGCTGACTCCGGACACCGGCGTCGTGAAGCGCTGGGAAGCGGAGTTCGGACCGGGCTGGGTCGAGCGCGTCGACGAGGTCTTCCTCGCCGGCGAGCTCGGCCACATCACCCTCGACGAGGTCCACGAACAGGCCGCCGCCGCCCTCGGGGTGCCGGTGGCCCGCTTCGAGGCCTACATGGAGGACACCTGGGTCGAATACCTGGGGACCTACAACGCCGAGATGGCCGAGTATTGGCGCGCCCGCCGCGCCGAGGGCTACGCGACCGCGATCATCAGCAACAGCTTCGTCGGCGCGCGCGAGCGCGAAGAGGAGGCGTACCGGTTCAGCGAGCTGACGGACCTGATCGTGTACTCCCATGAGGTCGGCCTCAAGAAGCCGGACGCGGCCATCTACGAGCTCTGCCTGGACCGGCTCGGCCTGCCGGCGCGGGAGATCGTCTTCGTCGACGACTACGAGCCGAACTGCGTGGCCGCCCGCGACCTCGGTATGGCCGCGGTGCTCTTCGAGGACACCGCACAGGCCATCCGCGACCTCGACGCAGTGCTGGCAAGAGCCTGA
- a CDS encoding nucleotide sugar dehydrogenase, giving the protein MKISVIGMGKIGLPLAVQFASKGHQVYGVDVVPRVVDQINAGVEPFPGEAELDVRLPQAVSAGNLTATLDGVAAVADSDAVVVVVPVVVDEDAVPDFRAMDAATQTIAAGLKQAAANGRTGILLSYETTLPVHTTRERFLPALEAASGLNAGRDFLLCHSPERVYTGRVFADLRKYPKLVGGIDTDSAAAAVAFYEAVLDFDERPDLKRGNGVWDLGSAEAAELAKLAETTYRDVNIGLANQFARFADRTGIDIFQVIEASNSQPFSHIHQPGPAVGGHCIPVYPRFYLFNDPEASIVRAARESNLAQPAYLVGLLEGLLGGATGGGGLAGRKVLVLGAAYRGGGVKETAFSGVFGLVAALAGEGAQPVVSDPLYSAEELEALGLPAYEPGTEVAGIIVHTEHEEYRELSAADFPGVKVLVDGRNITEPAKWDGVARKVLGIA; this is encoded by the coding sequence AAGGGGCACCAGGTCTACGGCGTCGACGTCGTGCCGCGCGTGGTCGACCAGATCAACGCCGGCGTGGAGCCCTTCCCCGGCGAGGCCGAGCTCGACGTGCGTCTGCCGCAGGCCGTCTCCGCGGGCAACCTCACCGCCACCCTGGACGGGGTCGCCGCGGTCGCCGACAGCGACGCGGTCGTCGTGGTGGTGCCGGTGGTCGTCGACGAGGACGCCGTGCCGGACTTCCGGGCCATGGACGCCGCCACCCAGACCATCGCCGCCGGCCTGAAGCAGGCGGCCGCCAACGGCCGCACCGGCATCCTGCTGAGCTACGAGACCACGCTGCCGGTCCACACCACCCGCGAGCGCTTCCTGCCCGCGCTGGAGGCCGCCTCGGGCCTGAACGCCGGCCGCGACTTCCTGCTCTGCCACAGCCCCGAGCGCGTGTACACCGGCCGGGTCTTCGCCGACCTGCGCAAGTACCCGAAGCTGGTCGGCGGGATCGACACCGACTCGGCCGCGGCCGCCGTCGCGTTCTACGAGGCGGTGCTGGACTTCGACGAGCGCCCCGACCTCAAGCGCGGCAACGGCGTGTGGGACCTGGGCTCGGCCGAGGCCGCCGAGCTCGCCAAGCTCGCCGAGACCACCTACCGCGACGTCAACATCGGCCTGGCCAACCAGTTCGCGCGCTTCGCCGACCGCACCGGCATCGACATCTTCCAGGTGATCGAGGCCTCCAACAGCCAGCCGTTCAGCCACATCCACCAGCCCGGCCCGGCGGTCGGCGGCCACTGCATCCCGGTCTACCCGCGCTTCTACCTGTTCAACGACCCCGAGGCCTCGATCGTGCGCGCGGCCCGCGAGTCCAACCTCGCCCAGCCCGCGTACCTGGTGGGCCTGCTGGAGGGCCTGCTCGGCGGCGCGACCGGCGGCGGCGGGCTGGCCGGCCGCAAGGTGCTGGTGCTCGGCGCGGCCTACCGCGGCGGCGGCGTGAAGGAGACGGCGTTCTCCGGCGTCTTCGGCCTGGTCGCGGCGCTGGCCGGGGAGGGTGCCCAGCCGGTCGTGTCCGACCCGCTGTACAGCGCCGAGGAGCTCGAGGCGCTGGGCCTGCCGGCCTACGAGCCCGGCACCGAGGTCGCGGGCATCATCGTGCACACCGAGCACGAGGAGTACCGCGAGCTGTCGGCCGCGGACTTCCCCGGCGTGAAGGTGCTCGTCGACGGCCGCAACATCACCGAGCCGGCCAAGTGGGACGGCGTGGCGCGCAAGGTCCTCGGCATCGCCTGA